The segment ATCGGGTTTAGCGATCTGAATCATGCGGTTGAGCGCAACACATTTGATGAACAATTCCACGGCTTGATTGTCAAATTGACGTGCACTGAGATTGCCCCCAAAAATAGTCTTAAAGCGGAACATGGTAGTTTCAGCAA is part of the Synechococcales cyanobacterium T60_A2020_003 genome and harbors:
- a CDS encoding IS5/IS1182 family transposase; translation: AETTMFRFKTIFGGNLSARQFDNQAVELFIKCVALNRMIQIAKPDSYKVEG